The following proteins are co-located in the Alistipes sp. ZOR0009 genome:
- a CDS encoding DUF4493 domain-containing protein: MKKIITSLAVASLFFMSCTKDADVLTPPSATYEVKFGVSALSSNTYEKASKEVEAPDKVLDSYTIYIYDSNGALKDSIRKTKSDSNYGQASIRLQEGVYNAVVVGNNTIKAPASSFDAAVIEESFSKETFSAIQPFKVVANGTKDVAITLRRTIGRVELNLTDEFKETYKTLKVTYSNAPVSYSLAHSATLATKDFEISEKLVNDNLVDAAFYSFGNEANAAGKTIVIEAYDSSDNLIVSRSIGNVTILPNHITKITGKIFDGNADFVITVDTAWDDDINIPIE; the protein is encoded by the coding sequence ATGAAAAAAATCATTACTTCACTCGCTGTAGCGAGCCTATTTTTCATGTCGTGTACAAAGGATGCTGATGTCCTTACGCCACCATCCGCAACGTATGAGGTTAAATTCGGGGTTTCTGCGCTATCAAGCAACACCTATGAAAAGGCTTCAAAAGAGGTTGAAGCTCCAGATAAAGTGCTAGACAGCTACACCATTTACATCTACGACAGTAATGGGGCTCTTAAGGATAGTATCCGTAAGACAAAATCGGATAGCAACTACGGACAAGCATCAATACGCCTGCAGGAAGGGGTGTATAATGCGGTGGTAGTAGGAAACAATACCATTAAAGCACCTGCAAGTAGCTTCGATGCTGCTGTTATCGAAGAGTCGTTTAGTAAAGAAACCTTTTCGGCCATTCAGCCATTTAAGGTGGTTGCAAATGGGACAAAAGATGTTGCAATTACGCTACGACGTACGATTGGGCGTGTTGAGCTGAATCTTACCGATGAATTCAAGGAAACGTACAAAACGCTAAAGGTAACGTACAGCAATGCCCCGGTTAGTTACAGCTTAGCCCATTCGGCAACTCTAGCAACCAAAGATTTCGAAATTTCCGAAAAGCTCGTTAATGACAATCTTGTTGATGCTGCTTTTTACTCGTTCGGGAATGAGGCGAATGCCGCTGGTAAAACAATAGTTATCGAAGCTTACGATAGCAGCGACAACCTGATTGTCTCCCGATCAATTGGCAACGTAACCATACTTCCTAACCATATTACCAAAATAACCGGAAAGATATTTGACGGTAATGCCGACTTTGTTATTACCGTCGATACGGCATGGGATGATGATATCAATATTCCGATAGAGTAG